In Heyndrickxia vini, the sequence GATCATTTATATGGAGCTCTGTATCACCGTGAGGAATAATCGATTCACCGCCTCGGAAAATTCTGACGAAAATAACATCACCTGTGAAAGGAAATTTCCGAAGAGTCATCCCTTCAAATTGATTATTTAACATGTTTATCTCAAAAAGCGAATTTTCCTGATTGGTTAATATTCTCATGACCGCTGGTGACTCGATAAGTGATCGTAGTAATGCTTGAGTAGATAGAAGCGTTGAAAATACTTCCACATCATTTTCACGAACTTGTTCTTGTAATTGTGGTGACTCTATACGGGCAATAACTCTGTCCACTTTGCGATTCTTTGCTTCAACTGCCAATGGTGTATTGGTTTCTTCGTCACCGGTCATAAATACTATAATATCCGATGCAAAGATTCCCTCATCTTCCAATGTTACTACTTCATAATCATTTATTTCTTTTACTTTAAAAAGAGAATTAGCAATTTGTTTATCCGCTTTGTCCAGTTTCGTATGATACAGTGTGACATCATATAATTTCGGACTTAATTCTCTTGTAACGGGTAATGTAAGTTGATTTGCTCCCACTAAAGAAACTTTTCTCTTTCTTTCTTGTAAATTTTCTCTTGGAAACAATTTTCTAAATAAAATTGGTGTAATGATACATGTAATAACCGCCACTAAAATGAACATTCCACTCATTTCTTGTGTAATTGCCCCAATACGTTCAGCGATTTTTGCTGCAGCAATAACCAGTGATAAAGTTGAAGTAAGCAAAAAAGCCGATGAGACAACAGTCTTAGTGTCATACCATTTTTTTAGTAAGAAAACCGGTATGAATTTCGATAATAAAAAGGCAATAATGAGCAACGGAATTAAAATTAATAATTTTTTATCACTAAACAATGACCATAGATCAAGATCAACACCAACCATGACAAAGAAAATAGGAATTAAAAATCCATATCCGAAAGAATCAAGCTGCCGTACCATTTCTGGATTTGGTGCTAATAACGAAACTAATGTTCCAGCCAAAAATGCTCCTAATATATTCTCTGCACCGACTGATTCGGATAAAGCAACAAGAACAAGAATTAATGTAAATACAGCACGTGTCCCAATTTGTGTCGTACCTCTTGAAAGCTTTTCAAAAAAGGACTTTTGCTTAAATCGTTTGGCAATGAAATAAAGTATAACCCCTGCTGCAAATAAAATTAGGATTAGCCACATATTTCCTTCACCGCCACCTGTTAATGACACATAAACGGTTAACAGAATCATCGTTATAAGATCAGCTATGACGGCGATGAGAAGAATGATTTGTCCAATAGCTGTTTTCATGATGTGAGCGTCCTTCAATGTCGGAACGACTACACCTAGCGAGATGGTAGAAATAATTAATGTTAATAAAAATACATCGTCTACTAAACCGGCAAAGACGAATAAGTAAGAAAGTAGTACAGATAAAATGAGTATTCCAATAAAGATTACGATTGCAACCTTTAATCGGTTTGGTTCTTTTTTTCCATTAGGCAGAGTGGCATCCTTTTTTCCCCCAGAAAAAGCGGAAAAGTCAATTTCGACTCCACTTAAAAACATAAGAAAAATAAATCCTAATGTAGATAATGTTTGTAGCCACATATCCTTTTCAATTAAATCAAAGCCACTTTTCCCAATGATCAATCCAACGATAATTTCACCTATTACAACTGGTATAACATTAAGCTTAAAGCGATGTAATAAAAGTGGCGTAAGAAATGCAGCAATAACTACTATAACAACAGACGTAAGTGATCCTTCCATAGTTCCTCCCCTTTTTTAATAACGATATTTCAAATTTCTTTAAATTAAATGGTTCATAAATAAATTGGCCATTCCAAAATATATTAGGATTGAGATAATGTCATTTATTGTCGTAATAAATGGACCTGATGCTACCGCAGGGTCAATATTTAGTTTATCCATAAGAAGTGGAATTAACGAACCTGACATAGTAGCTACAACTAATGATGCCAATATTGATATCCCTACCAATAAACCAAGAAATAGTTCCCCTTTCCATACATACACGATAATCATAATCAAAATACCACATGTAGCCCCAGTAATAAATCCTGTCCCTGCTTCCCTAAGAATGAGCTTCCATTTACTCTCTTCATTCACATCTCCCGTAGCAATTCCTCTTACGGCTACAGCTAATGCCTGTGTCCCTGTATTACCTGCCATTCCACCAATTAACGGGATAAAAACTGCCAATAATGCTACTTGTTTCAGTGTATCTTCAAAACGACCAATTAGACTCGCTGTAAACATGCCTAAAAAAAGGAGGACAATAAGCCAAGGCAATCTCTTTTTGGCAGCTGAAAATGGGCTTTTACTTGGTGAATCCATATCGGAAACTGCAGCAAGCTTAGAGTAATCCTCGGAAGCCTCTTCATCAATGACATCCACGATATCATCGATCGTTATAATCCCCAATAAATGTCGTTGGAAATCAACTACAGGAATAGCTAAGAAATTATAATCCTTCATTCTTCTGGCGATATCTTCCTGATCATCACTAACGGATACATACACGACCCGATCATTCATAATTTCCGTAATCATCGTATCGTCTTCTTCAATAATTAAGTCACGAAGTGAAAGAACGCCGACAAGCCTTTTCTCTTCGTCAATGACATATAGATAATAGATCATTTCCGCTTTGGCAGCTTCATTCTTTAAAATAAACATAGCTGATCGTACGGTTTGACTTGCTTCAATCGCGACATATTCGGTTGTCATGATGCTTCCTGCGGTGTATTCTTCATAATGAAGCAAATCTTTAATTTCTTGAGCTTCACCCTGATCCATCATCGTCAGATAACTTGCAACCTGATCTTTTTCTAGAATATTTAACACATCGACCGCATTGTCCGTAAACATATAAGAAAGGACATCTGCCGCATATTGTGGTAGCATTTCAGACAATAATTTTCGATATTCCTCATCTTCGATTTCTAGTTGTTCAAACAGAAATGCCATTTCCTTCGGAGACAAAAAATAATAAACTTGTTTTCTATGTACCGGATCAATTTCAATAAAAAACCGAGCTTGATCATAGGGATGTAAGCTGAGAAATTCATCACGAAAATTATGAATATCTTTATTTTCTAATGCGGTGTTCAATAATATCTGTTGATGAAGTTTTTTTTGATCTTCTAGATTTTCACCCAACGTTCATCACCTTCGTTTCTAAAATTACATAATACATATCCTAACAAAACTTTATTCATTTGTATTGTAATTTGAATATGTTTCTTACGTTAGTTTTCCACATATTTATTTAAAATATATTTAAAATAATAGTAATCACTATAGTATGGAAAGGATACAAAATGAAAATAGACATTATTGGAGATATTCATGGCTGTTATGATGAATTTGTTCGTTTAGTGACTGCTTTGGGATATAGGTTTGAAAATGATATTCCGATTCATCCGGATCATCGAATAGTAGGATTTGTTGGTGATCTTACCGATCGCGGTCCACAATCTCTGAAAGTCATTGAAACTGTATGGAGGCTTCGACAGAAAAATCTTGCCTATTATGTTCCCGGAAATCATTGCAATAAACTTTACCGATATTTTTTAGGGAGAAATGTACAAATTACACATGGTTTAGAAACAACCGTTGCTGAGCTTAAAGCCTGCACTGGAAAAGAAGAAAATCATTATAAAAAAATGTTCATGCAATTATACGAAGAGGCACCGCTGTATCAAATAATCGATAAAAAAAATCTAATCATTGCACACGCAGGAATTCGTGAAGATTATATTGGATTGTCCAATAAAAGTGTCAAAACGTTTGTATTGTATGGAGATATAACTGGAGAAAAGCATGAGGATGGCTCACCGGTAAGACGTGACTGGGCTAAAAATTATAATGGCGATGCATGGATAGTCTATGGACATACACCTGTTCAGAAACCTAGATTTGTCGGAAAAACTGTCAATATTGATACCGGGGCAGTATTCGGAGGAAAGTTAACAGCACTACGCTATCCTGAAATGGAGACCGTTTCTGTCGATTCTTCCATGCCGTATGTGGAAGGGAAATTTAGGAGTTTTGAGTAATAATATGCGTGTGGCTAACTTGCCTCACGTTTTTGTTGTTTGAACTTATTACTTTATTATTGAAAATGTAGGCAGAATATATTAAAATTTCAAAAAGAAAGTAGGTGATGAAATTATTATAAAACATCGTAAAGAACCAGTTGATTTAAACGTTTTAAACTATTTACATCCTCGAATGGGTCTATCTGCAAAAGATAAGCTTTACTTATTAAACCTTCAAAAAGGCTTCCTAGGTGAGAAGCAGTTTGATAAATTATTATCAACTCTCTCAAATGATTGGACTATACTTAATGACCTACATCTTGAAGCAAACAACACTTCCTTTCAAATTGATAGTTTTGGCCTCCACTCTGAATCTTCCTATATCTTTGAAATAAAAAATTATGAAGGGGACTTCTATGTTGAAAATGAATCTTGGTATTCTGTGTCAGGAAATGAAATCAGTAATCCGTTTCAACAATTAAAACGAACTGAATCCCTTTTCCGCAGATTTCTAAAAAATCATAGCTTTCATTATACAGTTGAACCCTATCTTATTTTTATCAATCCAGAATTCCACTTATATAATGCTCCACGAAATCCTCAAATAATTTTTCCTAACCAACTTAATCGATTTATGGAAAAATTAAAGAAGAAATCTGCCACTAGGACAAAAAATCATTTGAAATTAATTGAAAAACTATTGTCATGTCAAGTACAGGGCTTACCGTATAGGAATTTACCTAAATACAGTTTTAATGACTTAAAAAAAGGAATTCCCTGTTCGGAGTGCCAGTCTTTTTATGCTAGTTTTCTAAGAAAAAATTTAGCATGCAGTCATTGTGGTCACAAAGAGGATGTTACTTGCGCTGTTATACGAAGCATAGAGGAATTTAAGATCCTATTTCCCGAGGCGAAAATTACCAGCATGATCATACATGAATGGTGCAAGATCATTCCTTTACAAACGATTCAGAGGATTTTATCAAAAAACTTTAAACTCTTTGGGCATGGCAAGAGTGCATTTTATGTGAAATAAAGCTCCTCATAATTGCGATTGAAATTGAGGCTTTTATTTATATCATAAGTACGTTTTGATGTTGATATTTAGATCTTTTTGTTTTATCTATATCATACGCCGGTTTTGATATTGATATTTAGATCTTATTTGTTTTATCTATGTCATACGCCGGTTTTGATATTGATATTTGGATCTTTTTTGACTTATCTATGTCATACGCCGGTTTTGATATTAATATTTAGATCTTTTTTGATTTATCTATGTCATACGCCGGTTTTGATATTGATATTCGGATTTTTTTTGATTTATCTATATCATACGCCGGTTTTGATATTGATATTTGGATCTTTTTTGATTTATCTATGTCATACGCCGGTTTTGATATTGATATTTAGATTTTCTTTGTTTTATCTATGTCATACTACGGTTTTGATATTGATATTTAGATCTTTTTTGATTTATCTATGTCATATACGGTTTTGATATTGATATTTTGGATTTTCTTTACTTTATCTATTTCATACGTCCGCCTTGATATGGATATTTTAGATTTTTCTCGTTTTATCTATATCATTCAGAATATGATTTCGATTTTTAGAGTCTTCATCGTTTAAATCTATATCAAACTAGGTACATGCATTTTACAAAAAGGAACTTAAAACACCATAGCAAAAAATGGACTTTAGCCTCTTATACTAAAGTCCATTACTTCACACTTCAAACGGAAAATCACTATGAAAAGTCATTTCTTTGCCCGTTGTTGGATGATAGAAAATAAGATTGCTGCAGTGCAAGGCTTGACGTTCATACTTATCAGTACTTCCACCGTAAAGATCGTCACCTAAAAGGGGGTGACCAGCATAAGACATATGTACACGAATTTGATGTGTTCTTCCTGTATCCAGTGACAATTGGATATGACAAAACTTCGAACAACGTTTTAATACGTGATAATGTGTACGTGCAGCTTTTCCATCTGTTCTTACTTCCCTTTCAATAATACTTGAATCTTTACGGCCAATCGGTGCATCAATAGTTCCGGAATCATTGCTTAAAATGCCTTCCACTAATGCCTCGTAAGTACGTTTAATCATTCTTTTTTGCTGCATTTTACTTAACAAATGATGGATGTATCGATGTTTCGCTACTAGAACTAATCCTGAAGTGTTTCTATCCAAACGTGTAACGATATGAACGGTAGCATCAATAGATTTTTTTTGATAATACCCGATTAGCGCATTGGCAAGACTTCCATTCGGATGCTCTCTTGAAGGGATTGTATTCATAAATGCAGGTTTATCTATCACTAATAAATCTTTATCCTCAAAGATAATATGAATCGGAATATCCTCTCCAACTAACGATTCACTGCTTTTTTCAGGTGGAAAAGTAACCTCGAGCCGATCACCGCATTTTAATTGATATAGAACATTTTCTTCACGCTCGTTGACCATTATTTGTCCGCCAGCAAATTTAATATCAGTTAACGCTCTTCGTGAAATTTCTTTCTCACTTAAAAATTGTTTAATAATCTTATCTTCATCTTTTTGAGTGATTTTCCATTGCAAGGAATAAGAAGCCATTCGTGCTCCCTCTCTTTTAGTCTGAAATAAATGAATCATGAACCCGTTTCCAAAACGGGAAAGGGCGAAATCGTGCAAAACGAATCTTCTCATCTGCCACACGGAATTGGATCGATTTCACATCTTTATGTAGCAATGTAAGATGATCGATAGTGATCATGAAATCTTGTTCGCGAACAGGCTTAAGTGTACATGTATGATGCCCTGGAAAAATCAATGGTGATCCGATTGTTCTAAATACTTTATTATTAATGGAAGCCATTTCCGCTAATTGAATCGCCTTTATTGAAGGATGAATGATTGCTCCACCTAATGCTTTATTATAAGCTGTACTTCCGGTCGGAGTTGAAAGACATAATCCATCTCCTCGGAAGCGTTCAAAATGTTGACCACGAACGTCAATATCCATGACCAATGTGCCTTCCACACATTTTACCGTTGACTCGTTCAATGCTAAATACCTAGTTTCTTTGCCACCATGCTGATAACGAATGATCACTTCAAGAAGAGGGTACTCAACAACCTGATATGGTGTTTTTGCTATTGCAATAACAAGCTTTTCGATTTCTTCCGGTACCCAATCTGCATAGAAACCAAGATGGCCAGTATGAACTCCTACAAAAGCGGTTTTGTCTAATCTTGAACTGTAGCGGTGAAAGGCGTATAGCAATGTTCCATCCCCACCAACTGAAATGACGATATCCGGTTTTGCCTCGTCGTACTCTAGTCCAAAATCCTGTAAATATGTACGTATTTTATGCATCAATGTATTCGACTTTGCATTTCCTTTTGATGTAATCGAAAATTTCAAGTTCATTCACCTTCTCCCATATATTTGATTCATGATTTATTAATTCTTTTTTCTCGCATTTTTATGTTGTTCTTTATTTTTTGTAAAATAAACTTGTGCCTCTTGAATTTCTTCCCGAATTTCAGACATTTCTTCATCCAATAGGAAAGCTGCTTCTGCGGCACGTTGTAGACGCATTTTAATGTCCTCAGGAAACTGTCCACGATATTTATAATTTAGTGAGTGCTCAATTGTCGCCCAAAAATTCATTGCAAGTGTGCGAATTTGAATTTCACATAGAAGCTTTTTTTCTCCATGAATTGTTTGAACAGGATATTCGATAACTACATGATAGGAGCGATATCCACTTGGTTTATTATTTGAAATATAATCCCGTTCCTCAATAATTTTAAAATCATTTCGCATTCTTAATAGCTCGACTACTTTTTTAATATCATCAACAAATTGACACATCATCCTAAGTCCAGCGATATCCTGCATTTGGGTTTCTAATTGATCGAGCGGGATTTCTTTTTGTGTTGCTTTATCTAAAATACTAACAATCGGTTTCACGCGTCCGGTTACAAATTCAATTGGAGAGTGGATATGCTCCTGCTCGAATTGGGTACGCATCCCTTTTAATTTAATTTTCAATTCATCCACAGCTTGTTTATAAGGAGCTAAAAATTGATCCCAATGGTTCACTAACAATCACCTCTAACTAACAAATCAGGAGTAGAAATTTACCTAATCATAAATCCATTTCCATTTTACCATAATTCTTGATTGCTAATGCAAGACTACAACTGATAAAATGCAAACAGTGAATAAAGGAAAAAAGGGAGCGATAATAAACTATGGCCAGTGTTATTGAAATAGAATTAAAAAATTTAGTAACTCAAGAAGAATTCATCCGAATCAAAAATGAATTTTCACTTACGGAAAATCTTTTTATTGAACAAATCAATCATTATTTTGACTCCCCCACCTTTCAATTAAAACAATTAGGATGTGCACTGCGAATTCGAAAGAAAAAGAATCAATATGAACTTACACTAAAATCACCTGCAGAGATTGGCTTATTAGAAACCAATGAAAAAATCAATGAACAACTAGCCAATCAATTGATCACGTCAGGGGAACTGCCTGAAGGAGAAGTAAAAAATAAATTACGACAATTAAGCCTTCCGTTAGACAACATCAACTATTTTGGATCTTTAACAACGAACAGAGCTGAAATAAATTATAAAGATGGATTACTTGTTTTTGACATTAGTTCCTATTTAAATAAAAGAGATTTTGAGATAGAATATGAAGTAGCAGATAGAATTATAGGGGAAAGAATTTTCCAAGAGCTAATGAACCAATTAAATATACCTATTCGTGAAACTGAAAATAAAATTGTCAGGTTTTATAACGCAAAAAAACAATACTTAAGTGGGGAAAAAACGAATGACAACAGTGAATCAAATTAAAACATTACTTGAATTGCAGGCACTTCAAAGTTTTTCAAATGCACCTAGCTCCCAATCATCGGACACAAGTTCTCTTTTTCAGCAATTACTAGCGACTGCCATGCAAAGTTCCATTAATGGAAAAACAGAAAGTAGTACAAGCACTTTAAATAATACATTAAATCAAACTTTGCCAGTGAATTTTAATTTTCCAATGAATTTGAAACCAGTCAATGTCCCAAAAGATCTTGATTCAATTATTCAAAAGGCGAGTGAAAAATACAATGTACCTGCAAAATTGATTAAATCGGTTATTCAACACGAATCCAGCTTTAATTCTAATGCAGTTAGTAGTGCTGGCGCATCGGGTCTTATGCAATTAATGCCTTCTACAGCAAGTAGCCTGGGCGTGACGGATGTTTTTGATCCGGAACAAAATATATTTGCCGGCAGTAAATATTTAAAAAACATGCTTGACCGCTATGATGGAGATATCAAACTGGCACTCGCTGCTTATAATGCAGGGCCGGGAAATGTCGATCGTTACGGAGGAATTCCACCATTTAAGGAAACGCAAAATTATGTAAAAAACATTTCGAGCTCATTCTATGGATAAACGTTATTCGAAAGAATAACGTTTTTTTTAATATATTCACTGGGATAATATTCATTGTTTTGCAAAATATAATCATTGAAAAGGCTATTTGTTTGAGTTATTGGACGTTCACCTGCTAAAATGAAAATACACAATAAAAATCTTTTTAAAGGAGCTTTTCATATGGTAGAGAAACGCATAGTACCGTATGAGGTAATCGGGGAAAAAACACTGCACCAACTCGTCGATGCATTTTATTCGAGAGTCGCGAAACATCCCGATTTAATCCCAATATTTCCAAAGGACTTATCCGAAGTCGCGAAAAAACAAAAAATGTTTTTAACACAATACTTGGGTGGGCCTCAATTATATACAAATGCCTATGGTCATCCGATGATGCGTGCACGTCATCTTCCACATGAAATAACACCAAAAAGAGCAAAAGCATGGTTATCATGTATGAGTGAAGCAATGGATGAAATAAAATTAGAAGGAACGATACGAGAAGAGTTTTTTTCTAGATTAGTTTTGACAGCAAGGCATATGGTAAATACTCCAGATGAATTAACAGGTGAAAAAAATTGAAAGACAATCTAGTTTCAAATTACCATTGCTTTTGTAATTCTGATAAAAAGCCACTAGAAATATATATGTTTGTTGATCCATTATGTCCAGAATGTTGGGCATTGGAGCCAATTATTAAAAAATTACAGCTAGAATTTGGACAATATTTTCGATTGAAACATGTTTTAAGCAGTAGCTTAACAAGATTAAATATTAATTCTAAAAAAATTGATTCCATCGCGCAGCTTTGGGAAAAAACTGCTACAAGAACAGGGATGTCTTGTGACGGAAACCTTTGGTTTGATAATCCAATTACTGCTCCATATATAACGTCTATTGCAATCAAAGCTGCTGAATTGCAGGGAAGAAGAGCAGGAATTCGATTTTTAAGAAAAATACAAGAGCTTCTATTTTTAGAGAAGCAAAATGTATCAAACTTAGATGTTCTTGTTGAATGTGCAAATAGTATTAACTTGGATACTGAGGAATTTTTAAATGATATTCATTCTGAGAGTGCAGCGAAAGCCTTCCAATGTGACTTAAAAATTTTATCGGAAATGGAAGTCAATGAATTCCCTTCTCTCGTTTTCTTTAATGAGAATATTGAAGATGAGGGGTTAAAAATCACAGGGCTTTATGAATACAACGTATACGTGCAAATTATTCAAGAAATGCTTGGTACTAAAACAAAGCCTAATCCTTTACCACCATTAGAACAATTTTTAAAAATATATAAATTGGTTGCTTCAAAAGAAATTGCCATCGTTTATGATATGTCGATAACGGAGGTAGAGAAAAAATTAAAAAAATGGGTGTTGCAACAAAAGGTGAAAGCAATCCCCGGAAAACACGGTACTTTTTGGAAGTATATTGAAAATGAGGACTAATATTTGAGAAGGGTATAGTTTAATGCTATATCCTTTTTTTGTTCCAATTGAGTAGGAGAAGTTGTTATTATTCGAATCATTATAAGAAAAAGGCCTTGCAACAGCAAGACCTTTTTCAACACGAACAAAGGGGATGGGAGAAATTTTTCACGGTCAAACAAAGGGGTATATGTTTGTTTGTGATCAACTTCACGTCCCTACTATAGCATGATTTTACTTGTATGTGCAAGTGTATGTTAAGAGCTTCACAATATTGTCAAAAACGAGTGATATTTTGTCTGATAAATACATAAATATTTAATAGTCAGGTTTTTATGGAAGGAGTATTTCTATGCAAAAGTTTGTTTTTCCAATTTTTCTTTTTGTCATCCTCCTTGCTTTTTGTGTAAACATTCTTGGGCTAATGAAGCTCCTTCCAATTTTCATTACCTCCCCTATGTTATTTCTGATACTGTTCATTTTTGTTCTTTATTTAAACAGGAAAAACCATTTTCGCGGTTTTAAATAAGTTTTATTCAAAGAAAAAGGGTCCAGCGAAGTTGCTCGACCCTTTTCAAATTTTATTGAATACTATGATAATAAGCTTTCAAGTTCATTTAATTTCTCTTCAAATACTTTAAGTGCTTCTTCAACTGGACTTGACGATGTCATATCCACGCCCGCCTTTTTCAATACTTCAATTGGGTAATCAGAACTTCCGGCCGACAAGAACCCGATATAGCGTTCAACAGCAGGTTTTCCTTCTTCAAGAATTTGCGCACTTAGTGCAGTCGCCGCACTAAATCCTGTTGCATATTGATAAACATAATAATTGTAGTAGAAGTGAGGTATTCTGGACCACTCCAAACCAATTTGTTCATCTATAACAATATCCTCTTCCCCAAAATATTTTTTATTTAGATCATAATATTCTTTCGTTAATAATTCTGCAGTTAATGCTTCACCGTTTTGTTCTTTTTGGTGAATTAAATGCTCGAATTCGGCAAACATCGTTTGACGGAAAACGGTTCCGCGGAATCCCTCTAAATAATGGTTTAATAAATAAATTCTTTTCTTTTCATCATCAATCGTTTTAAGCAAATAATCATTTAATAAAGCCTCATTACATGTAGATGCAACTTCCGCTACAAATATCGAGTAATCACCATAGGTAAACGGTTGGTTTTTCCTCGTATAATAACTGTGAACACTATGGCCAAACTCATGTGCTAAAGTAAAAAGATTATTTACATTATCTTGCCAGTTCATCAAAATATACGGATTTGTACCATATGCACCAGATGAATAGGCCCCACTTCTTTTTCCTTTATTTTCAACAACATCTACCCAGCGATTTTCAAAGCCTTCTTTCAAAATGTCTAAATATTCTTCACCAAGCGGTGCAAGGCCTTTTAGAACCATCTCTTTTGCATCATTATAAGGAATTTTCATTTCCACATCTTTTACTAGTGGAGTATATAGATCATACATATGCAATTCCTTAACCCCAAGAACTTTTTTACGAAGTTTAATGTATTTGTGTAGAAGATGGAGATTTTTATTAACCGTGTCCACAAGATTATCGTAAACACTTTCGGGAATATTGTTTGCTGAAAGTGCAGCATGTCTTGCAGAATCATATTTACGAACTTTTGCATTGAAATTATCCCTTTTCACTTGCCCGCTTAATGTACTAGCAAACGTATTTCGAAAATTCCCATATGTTTCATACACTTTCTCAAATGCTTCTTTTCTTACTCTTTGGTCTGAGCTCTCTAAAAATCGAGAGTAGCGCCCATGAGTAATTTGAACTTCTTCTCCATCCTCGTCTTTAATAGATGGAAATTCAAGATCAGCATTATTCAGCATTCCAAATGTATTACTGGATGCATCCATTACTTCAGAAGCTTGAGCAAGCAGTGCTTCTTGATCAGCAGATAGAACATGTGGACGCTGAAGATTTAATTGTTCTAATACGTGCTTATACAATTTCAACTCGCTTTTTTCATCAATAAAGCCATTTAATTTATTTTCTTCAATCGACAATATTTCAGGTACTAAATAGGCAAATACACTGCCAGCCTCCGCTAATAAACTTCTCATTTTGCTTTCTTGACCTTGATAAAAGGAATTTCCGGTATCTTGATCATTGCGCATATGGGCGTATGTATACAACTTTCCTAATCTTTCGGATATTTCATCTTGAAATTTCAGTGCCTCATATAATTGATCAGCACTTTCTCCTAGCTTCCCTTTGAATTGGTCAGCTTTTGGTAATAATATCTTTACATCTTTAAATTCCTTCGCCCATACATCATCGCTTGGAAATATATCTTCCAATCTCCAAGTTAACTCTTCAGTCACTTCATTACGATTGGGAAGTGATTTAGTAGATGTTCCAGTAGTCATTATTTTTTTCCTCCATTCTTTTTAGAAGCTATTTTTCAATAAACATTAAGCGTACACTTTCGGTGTCCATCTTAAAATTGGAGCTTTAATAAACAAAATTTTT encodes:
- a CDS encoding lytic transglycosylase domain-containing protein; the encoded protein is MTTVNQIKTLLELQALQSFSNAPSSQSSDTSSLFQQLLATAMQSSINGKTESSTSTLNNTLNQTLPVNFNFPMNLKPVNVPKDLDSIIQKASEKYNVPAKLIKSVIQHESSFNSNAVSSAGASGLMQLMPSTASSLGVTDVFDPEQNIFAGSKYLKNMLDRYDGDIKLALAAYNAGPGNVDRYGGIPPFKETQNYVKNISSSFYG
- the pepF gene encoding oligoendopeptidase F, encoding MTTGTSTKSLPNRNEVTEELTWRLEDIFPSDDVWAKEFKDVKILLPKADQFKGKLGESADQLYEALKFQDEISERLGKLYTYAHMRNDQDTGNSFYQGQESKMRSLLAEAGSVFAYLVPEILSIEENKLNGFIDEKSELKLYKHVLEQLNLQRPHVLSADQEALLAQASEVMDASSNTFGMLNNADLEFPSIKDEDGEEVQITHGRYSRFLESSDQRVRKEAFEKVYETYGNFRNTFASTLSGQVKRDNFNAKVRKYDSARHAALSANNIPESVYDNLVDTVNKNLHLLHKYIKLRKKVLGVKELHMYDLYTPLVKDVEMKIPYNDAKEMVLKGLAPLGEEYLDILKEGFENRWVDVVENKGKRSGAYSSGAYGTNPYILMNWQDNVNNLFTLAHEFGHSVHSYYTRKNQPFTYGDYSIFVAEVASTCNEALLNDYLLKTIDDEKKRIYLLNHYLEGFRGTVFRQTMFAEFEHLIHQKEQNGEALTAELLTKEYYDLNKKYFGEEDIVIDEQIGLEWSRIPHFYYNYYVYQYATGFSAATALSAQILEEGKPAVERYIGFLSAGSSDYPIEVLKKAGVDMTSSSPVEEALKVFEEKLNELESLLS
- a CDS encoding GTP pyrophosphokinase; the encoded protein is MNHWDQFLAPYKQAVDELKIKLKGMRTQFEQEHIHSPIEFVTGRVKPIVSILDKATQKEIPLDQLETQMQDIAGLRMMCQFVDDIKKVVELLRMRNDFKIIEERDYISNNKPSGYRSYHVVIEYPVQTIHGEKKLLCEIQIRTLAMNFWATIEHSLNYKYRGQFPEDIKMRLQRAAEAAFLLDEEMSEIREEIQEAQVYFTKNKEQHKNARKKN
- a CDS encoding CYTH domain-containing protein, which codes for MASVIEIELKNLVTQEEFIRIKNEFSLTENLFIEQINHYFDSPTFQLKQLGCALRIRKKKNQYELTLKSPAEIGLLETNEKINEQLANQLITSGELPEGEVKNKLRQLSLPLDNINYFGSLTTNRAEINYKDGLLVFDISSYLNKRDFEIEYEVADRIIGERIFQELMNQLNIPIRETENKIVRFYNAKKQYLSGEKTNDNSESN
- a CDS encoding ClpXP adapter SpxH family protein encodes the protein MKDNLVSNYHCFCNSDKKPLEIYMFVDPLCPECWALEPIIKKLQLEFGQYFRLKHVLSSSLTRLNINSKKIDSIAQLWEKTATRTGMSCDGNLWFDNPITAPYITSIAIKAAELQGRRAGIRFLRKIQELLFLEKQNVSNLDVLVECANSINLDTEEFLNDIHSESAAKAFQCDLKILSEMEVNEFPSLVFFNENIEDEGLKITGLYEYNVYVQIIQEMLGTKTKPNPLPPLEQFLKIYKLVASKEIAIVYDMSITEVEKKLKKWVLQQKVKAIPGKHGTFWKYIENED
- a CDS encoding globin produces the protein MVEKRIVPYEVIGEKTLHQLVDAFYSRVAKHPDLIPIFPKDLSEVAKKQKMFLTQYLGGPQLYTNAYGHPMMRARHLPHEITPKRAKAWLSCMSEAMDEIKLEGTIREEFFSRLVLTARHMVNTPDELTGEKN